From Coffea arabica cultivar ET-39 chromosome 10e, Coffea Arabica ET-39 HiFi, whole genome shotgun sequence, one genomic window encodes:
- the LOC113715014 gene encoding uncharacterized protein, translating to MENIEDYVNKMLFDDTEEAANNHNVNDTALPAMPPHHAAETSTDPEAPIPVEQHAIYRDLYAAAFGVDDKDAGQLAQFSPSPVEFSSGANISVVPESFSTALGSQKIPQWDQVEQFSFPPIHYNSESANTSIMQESSSRDLGSQQQSDVQQPNLAPQKSSSLEPIPILVKSKSYIALSIHPDAGASSQHPSQGLPALGSSYTNQALDTGASSQYPSHGLPTLGSSYTNQALAQQHSSWPVQQLSPDASSSLTPEEVVRGSTYRGLSLGLSSKPGVLSIGSIWNHREVDLNAWAPASQAPQRLSSVSVSTSATQTAQQGLSGTNASASATQATSSSSAPATQATSSSSNTRKRRATWEADATAQNDRTIFRTWIRQMSADGKNQK from the exons ATGGAGAATATTGAAGATTACGTGAACAAGATGTTGTTTGATGACACTGAGGAAGCTGCTAATAATCACAATGTCAACGATACAGCCCTGCCTGCTATGCCTCCTCACCATGCA GCAGAAACATCCACGGACCCTGAGGCACCAATACCAGTGGAACAGCATGCTATATACCGTGACCTATATGCGGCGGCATTCGGTGTAGATGATAAAGATGCCGGTCAGCTAGCTCAGTTTTCACCCTCTCCTGTGGAGTTCAGCTCCGGTGCCAATATCTCTGTCGTACCAGAATCGTTCTCTACTGCTTTAGG GAGCCAAAAAATTCCTCAATGGGATCAAGTTGAGCAGTTCTCATTCCCTCCTATTCACTACAACTCAGAAAGTGCCAATACTTCCATTATGCAAGAATCGTCATCCAGGGACTTGGG GTCCCAACAGCAATCAGATGTTCAACAGCCAAATCTGGCACCACAGAAATCAAGTTCACTGGAACCAATACCCATCCTGGTTAAGTCCAAGTCCTACATTGCATTGAG TATTCATCCTGATGCTGGTGCCTCGTCCCAGCATCCAAGTCAAGGCTTGCCAGCGTTGGGCTCAAGCTACACTAATCAAGCCCTTGATACTGGTGCCTCATCCCAGTATCCAAGCCACGGCTTGCCAACGTTAGGCTCAAGCTACACCAATCAAGCCCTTGCTCAACAACACTCCAGCTGGCCTGTTCAACAACTTTCACCAGATGCAAGCTCAAGCTTGACTCCTGAAGAAGTAGTGCGTGGATCAACTTATCGAGGACTGTCATTAGGTTTAAGTTCAAAACCCGGAGTACTTTCAATAGGCTCCATATGGAATCATAGAGAAGTTGACCTTAATGCCTGGGCCCCAGCTTCTCAAGCTCCACAG CGACTTAGCAGCGTTAGTGTCTCTACTTCGGCAACTCAAACAGCTCAACAG GGACTCAGCGGCACCAATGCCTCAGCTTCGGCTACTCAAGCCACTAGCTCATCCTCTGCTCCGGCTACTCAAGCCACTAGCTCATCATCAAACACCAGG AAGAGAAGAGCCACTTGGGAAGCCGATGCAACTGCACAGAATGACCGTACTATTTTCCGAACCTGGATTCGTCAAAT GTCTGCTGATGGAAAAAATCAGAAGTGA